In the genome of Crassaminicella thermophila, the window AAGATGCAAAGATGCATGTCAATATAATGCAGTTTCTGATGTATTAAGACCTTGTAGAGGTGCTTGTCCTACAAATGCTTTATCTATTGACCCAAAGAACAGAAAGGCAGTTATTGACAATGAAAAATGTATACAATGTGGTGTATGCGTGATCCAATGTCCATTTGGTGCTATTATGGATAAATCATTTATTGTAGATGTAGTAGATTTATTAAAAAAAGAAGAGAATGTGTATGCAGTCATTGCTCCAGCTATTGCCAGTCAATTTACAAATGTTAAAATTGGCCAAGTTGTAGCTGCAATAAAAAAGCTAGGGTTTCATGATGTAATTGAGGCAGCTCTTGGGGCAGATATTGTTGCATTAAGTGAAACCCATGAATTTGCACAAACAATAGAAGAGAAAAAAGTTATGACAAGTTCTTGTTGTCCAGCTTTTGTTTCGTATATTGAGAAGTGCTATCCTGAATTTTTAGAGAATGTTTCTACTTCTGTTTCTCCTATGATTGCTATATCTAGACTAATTAAGAAAATGGATGATAAAGCAAAGGTTGTATTTATTGGACCGTGTACAGCTAAAAAAGCAGAAATAAATCAAGAAGATATTAAAGGAAGTACGGATTATGTGCTTACATTTGAGGAGTTGTGTGCAATGATTGATGCTGCTGGCATTAAAATTGAGGAATGTGAAGAAGCTCCGTTAAACAATGCTTCTTTCTTTGGAAGGATATTTGCACGTTCGGGAGGATTAACAGAAGCGATTGAGCATGTATTAAAAGAAGAAAATATTCAAGTTGATTTTAAGCCGATTGTATGTGATGGAATTGCAGAATGTGACAAAGCTTTAAAAATTGCAAAGGTAGGAAGATTGCAAGGAAACTTTATTGAAGGAATGGTTTGCAAAGGAGGTTGTATTGGTGGTGCTGCATCGCTTCATCGATGGCCAAAGGATAGA includes:
- a CDS encoding 4Fe-4S dicluster domain-containing protein, yielding MRKFESNVQLIKYEVLREVARLAMEGTLMEEYEKIPESIIPGPKPRTRCCIYKERAIMVERVKIAMGGDKKNKNIIEVLEIACDECPINRFTITEACRGCLAHRCSEACPVDAIFHVGQRAYINQEKCIECGRCKDACQYNAVSDVLRPCRGACPTNALSIDPKNRKAVIDNEKCIQCGVCVIQCPFGAIMDKSFIVDVVDLLKKEENVYAVIAPAIASQFTNVKIGQVVAAIKKLGFHDVIEAALGADIVALSETHEFAQTIEEKKVMTSSCCPAFVSYIEKCYPEFLENVSTSVSPMIAISRLIKKMDDKAKVVFIGPCTAKKAEINQEDIKGSTDYVLTFEELCAMIDAAGIKIEECEEAPLNNASFFGRIFARSGGLTEAIEHVLKEENIQVDFKPIVCDGIAECDKALKIAKVGRLQGNFIEGMVCKGGCIGGAASLHRWPKDRKAVDKYGELTVEKGIKDSLRIFEIDDIDLHRHYKKDDRE